AGCCGTCAGCGGCCTGCTCGAAGGTCACGGCGACGGCCGCGGCGGCTCGTGCTGCCAGCTTGTTGGCGCGCCCGGGGACCGCGTTCTGCTCGTGCACCACCAGGGGCGTGCCGGTCGTGCGGGCCGCAAGCGCCAGGGGGACGGACGTGTAGCCGCCGAAGCACACCGCGGCGATCACGTCGGACTGGCGGATCAGCTGACGGGTCGCCGACACCGCCCGCCCGAGGACGACCGGCAGCTTCAGCGCCGACAGGTCCTTGCGCAGCGCCATGGCGGGCACGGTGTGCAGGGGCCAGCCGGCCTCGGGGACGAGGCGAGCCTCCAGCCGGTCGGCGGTGCCCACGAAGGCGATCTCCAGGTCCGGACGGGCGTCGTGGAGCGCGGCGGCGGTGGCCAGTCCGGGGAACACGTGACCGCCCGTGCCGCCCGCGGCCAGCAGGACGGTGTCACCCATCGAGCGACGCACCGTCCCCCGCGGGCCGCGCCGACGGGGCCGGCACCCGCCCGTGCCTCGCCTCCACATCGCGCCCGTGCCGGGCGACCGACGCGAGCAGGCCCACGCCGGCCATCGTGATCACCAGGGACGACCCACCGAAGGAGACCAGCGGCAGCGTGACACCGGTGACGGGCAGCAGCCCGACGACGGAGGACATGTTGATGCTGGCCTGCAGGATCAGCCAGGCGGTGACCGAGGCGGCCAGGAGGCGCCCGAACACGTCGGTGGACCGAGAGGCGATCCGGATGCCGAGCCAGGCGAAGCCCGCGAAGGCGATGAGGACCAGCAGGGCACCCAGCAGGCCGAGCTCCTCGCCGATGATCGCGTAGATGAAGTCGGTGTGGGCGTTGGGGACGTACAGCCACTTGCCGCGCCCCTGGCCCAGCCCCACGCCGAAGAACCCGCCGGATCCGAGGGCGATGAACCCCTGGGTGGTCTGGTAGCCGTAGGTGTCGGCGTAGGCGGTGGGGTCGAGCCATGCGGCCAGGCGACCGAGGCGATAGGGCTTGGAGGCGACCTCGTACCAGGCGAACAGCCCGGCGAGGATGCCCATGACCCCGACGATGCGCAGCGGCAGGCCGGCCACGAAGAGGGCCGTGCTGCCGATGGCCATGACCAGCACGGCGGACTCCAGGTCGGGGCCCATGGCCACGAGCACCCCGGCGACCACGATCACCGGTGCCGCGGGCAGCAGCAGGTCGATCACCCCACCACGGTCGATCGAGCGCCACTTCGAGGCCAGGACGTGTGCGGTCCACAGCGGCAGGGTCAGCTTGACGATCTCCGCAGGCTGGATGGAGACCGGCCCCAGCGCGAACCAACGCTTGGCGCCGTTCACCTCCTCCCCCACGACCAGCACGAGCGCCATGGCCAGCAGGGTCAGCACCAGGGCGGGCAGGGCGAACATGCGCCACCGCCGGTAGTCCACGACCGTGGCCACGAACGCAACCGGCAGGCCGAGGAACGCCCAGAACGCCTGCCGCCCGAAGACGTCGAAGGCGTCACCGGTGTCGGCGGTCGACTGCACGAAGGACGCGCTGAAGGTCATGACGAGGCCGAGCAGCAGCAGGCCGCTGGCCAGCAGGAGCAGCCAGACCGAATCCGGCGTGGCACGGCCCGACACGATCCTGCCGAGCAGCCCGGTGCGGCCGTCGGCCTCGACGGTGGCCGACGATCCGGCCGCGGTCACCTCGGGGTCCGATCCAACGGTGGTCATCGCAGCGCCTCCACTTCCCGCCTGAACACGTCTCCGCGCTCGGCGTAGTTGCGGAACTGATCCATGCTGGCCGCCGCCGGCGCAAGCAGGACGGTACTGCCCGGGACCGCGATTTCGGCGGCACGTCGGACGGCGGCGTCGAGCTGACCGACCTCCTCGACCGCCACACCGACGGTGCGGGCGACGGCGGCGAGCTCCGGGCCGCAGGCGCCGATGGTCAGGACGGTCCGGACGCGGCCGGGCAGGTCATCGGCGAGCGTCGCGAAGTCCAGGCCCTTGTTCAGCCCGCCGGCGATCCACACGATGTCCTCGAAGGACCGCAGCGCGGCGAGGGCGGCATGGGGGTTGGTGGCCTTGGAGTCGTTGATCCAGCGGACCCCGTCTCGGTCGGCGACGAGCTCGAGGCGGTGGGGGCCGGGCTCGAAGGCCTGCAGCGCGTCCCGGACGTCCTCGACCGACGCACCAGCGGCAAGTGCTGCCCGCGCCGCCACAGTGGCGTTGGCCAGGTTGTGGGGGCCGCCCGCCCGCAGGTCGAGGCCCTGCAGCACCTCGTCGTTGCCGATGTCGTCGACACGGACCAGCTGTCCGGGGGGCGGGTACGCCTCGAGCGTGGCGACGGTGCCGGCGTCGGCGGTGAAGGCGACGGTGACGTCCTCGGGACGCTGTGCCTGCCACATGCGGGCCTTGTCGGCCCGGTAGCCGTCGAGGCCGCCGTGCCAGTCCAGGTGGTCATCGGCGACGTTGAGGAGGGCGGCGACGTCGGGCCGCAGCTCGTGGCAGAAGTGCAGCTGGAAGCTCGACAGCTCGGCGACGACGACCGGTGGTGGCGTGTCGGCGGCCAGGACCTGCACCAGCGGCACGCCGATGTTGCCCGCTGCGGGTGCGTGCAGGCAGGCGGCGATCATCTCCGTGGTGGTCGTCTTGCCGTTGGTCCCGCTGACGGCGACGAGGCGGCTGCGGCCCTCGTTGAGCTGCCAGGCGAGCTCCGGTTCGGACCAGACGGGCACCCCACGGTCGACGGCCGTCGCCAGGAGGGGCTGGGTCGGCGGCACACCCGGGCTCGTGACGACGACGTCGACGTCGGCGAGCGCAGACGCATCGACGGCGCCGAGCCGGACCTCGACCCCGTCGGGCATGGCGGAGGTGTCGGCCTCGGCACGCTCGTCGACGGCCAGGACCTGCCAGCCCCGGGACAGGGCAGCCGCGGCGACGGCAACACCGGAGGCGCCGACACCGAAGACCAGGACTCGCCTCGGGTCGGTGGCGGTCATCCCGACCCCGCCCGGGACAGGTACTCGGCGTAGAACAGGCCGATCCCGAAGGCCGTGCAGAGTCCGCCGATGATCCAGAACCGGACGATGACCTGGTTCTCGTGCCAGCCGAGCTGCTCGAAGTGGTGGTGGAAGGGCGCCATGCGGAACAGGCGCCGACCGCCCATCAGCCGGAACACCGCGATCTGCAGGATGACCGACACGGTCTCGGCCACGAACAGGCCGCCGAGGATGATCAGCAGCAGCTCGGTCTCGGTCAGCACGCCGAGGGCGGCGAGCATGCCGCCGAGGGCCAGCGACCCGGTGTCACCCATGAAGATCTTGGCCGGGTGGGCGTTCCACCACAGGAAGCCCAGCGTGGCGCCCATGACGGCTGCGGCGCCGATCGCGAGGGTGTCGGCGTGGATCCATGCCTCGTTGGTGTAGTCCAGCTGATGGCGGAAGATCCAGAAGGCGATGATCGTGTAGGCGCCGAAGACCATGGCGCTGACCCCGCTGGCGAGGCCGTCGAGCCCGTCGGTCAGGTTCACCGCGTTGGAGGTGGCCGAGAGGATCACGAAGCAGAAGATCGGGAACAGGACCGGCCCGAAGTCCAGCGACAGCGGCCCGATGAAGCTCAGGCGGGTCGACGTCTCGGCGACGTACTGTGCGCCGAACGCGAAGACGATCGCGACCAGGGCCTGGCCGCCGAACTTGGCGGTCTTGTTGAGGCCGAGGTTGCGCTGCTGCTTGAGCTTGATGAGGTCGTCGAGGAACCCGACTGCGCCCATGCCGGCGAACGTGGCCATCGCCAGCGCCCCGCCGGCGGAGTCGAGCCGCCCGGCCAGCGCTGCGGAGATCGCGTAGGCGATCAGCGCCGCGATGATGATCGCGGTGCCGCCCATGGTCGGGGTGCCGCGCTTGGTGTGATGGCTCTGTGGGCCGTCGTCGCGGATCAGCTGGCCGAGCTCGCGAGCCCGGAAGAAGCGGATGACCGCCGGGGTGCCGATCAGCGACAGGACCAGCGACAACGACGCGGAGATCAGGATGAACCTCACTGGTGGCCACCGTCCTCCAGCAGCGCCGCGGCCAGGACTTCCAGGCCGACGCTGCGGCTGCCCTTGACCAGGACGACGTCACCGGCGGCGACGAGCCCGGCGATCGTGTCGGTGGCCTCGCCCACGTCGGCAGCCTCGAGGATGCGTCCGGCGAAGCCGGCCTCCCGGGCCCCGTCGGCGATCGCGCCGGCACGGGCCTCGACCACGACGACGCCGTCGATCCCGGCCTCGGCCAGGTGCGCGCCGACCGTCCGGTGGCCCGGGCCGGTCTGATCGCCCAGCTCGGCCATGAAGCCGAGGACCGCCCAGCGTGCGCCGTCGGTGCGGATGCTCGCGAGCGTGTCGATGGCGGCAACCGTCGACTGGGGGTTGGCGTTGTAGGCGTCGTTGACCACCACGACCCCGTCGGCGCTGGTGGTGACCTCCATGCGCCACCGCGACACGCCGGCGTCGGCCAGGCCCCCGGCGGCGACGTCGCGGGGCACGCCGACGATCTCTGCGGCGGCGAGGGCGGCCAGGGCGTTGCCGACGTTGTGCAGGCCGGGACGCGGCAGCCGGACGGTGACCTCGCCGATGGTGAGCACGGCGTGGCCGGCTTCGTCGACGGTCACCTCGTCGGGGTGGAGGTCGGCGGTCTCGGCCCTGCCGAAGGTGACGACACGTCCGGGGCTGCGCTCGGTCAGGCCGGCGACCTCGGGGACGTCGGCGTTGAGGACGGCGACCCCTTCCTCCGACAGGCCCTCCACCAGCTCGCCCTTGGCCCGCACGATGGCTTCCAACGAGCCGAACTCGCCGATGTGGGCGCCGGCGATCGTGGTGACGATGGCGATGTCGGGACGCAGCATCGGCATGACCTCAGCGATGTGGCCGATGCCCCGGGCGCCGATCTCGCAGACCAGCACCTCCGTCTCGGCGGTCAGCAGGCACAGCGTCAGCGGCAACCCGATCTCGTTGTTGAACGAGCCGGGGTTGGCGACGGTGACCCTGGCCGCGCCGATGGCGGCGGCGGTCAGGTCCTTGGTGGTGGTCTTGCCGTTGGAGCCGGTGACGGCGACGACGATCGGATCGACCTCGTCGCGTACCCAGGCCGCCAGCCCGGTCAGGGCGTCGAGGGGGTCGTCGACGACGATCCCGCCGGGCAGCCGGGCGGCCAGGTCGGCGTGGGCCTCGTCGCACAGGAAGCCGGTCGCGCCGGCCGCCACGGCGGCCTCGACCCAGTCGTGGCCGTCGCTGTGCTCGCCCACGAGGGGGACGAAGAGGTCGCCGGCCATCACGCGTCGGCTGTCGATGGAGACACCCGTGATCCGGGTGTCGGAGTCGGAGACCAGGTCGCCACCGACGATGTCGGCGACGGCGGCCACGGCCAGGGGAATCATCTACAGCACCTCGTTGAGGACGTTGCGGGCGACCTCGCGGTCGTCGAAGTGGATCCGGCCGTCGGCCAGCTCCTGGTACGGCTCGTGGCCCTTGCCGGCGATCACGACCACGTCACCGGCCCGCGCCTGGCGCAGGGCTTCGGTGATGGCGGCGGCGCGATCGGTTATCCGGATGGCCGCGGCCGGGTCGGCGAGGCCTTCGACCATGTCGTCGAGGATGGCCTCGGGATCCTCGCTGCGCGGGTTGTCGCTGGTCAGCACGGCGACGTCGGCGCCGGCCACGGCGGCGCGGGCCATCAACGGCCGCTTGCCGGCGTCGCGGTCCCCGCCACAGCCGAGGACGACCAGCACCCGTCCGTCGGTCAGCCGACGGGCGCTGGACAGCACGTTGGTGACGGAGTCCGGGGTGTGGGCGTAGTCGACGAGTACCGCGAAGGGCTGGCCGGCATCGACGCGTTCCATGCGGCCGGGCACGCCGGCGATGGCACCCACGCCGGCCACCGCCACCTCGATGTCGACGCCGGCGAGGTGGGCGGTCGCGATGGCACCGAGGGCGTTGGTGACGTTGTAGTCGCCGGGGATGGCGATCCGGACGGCGTGTCGCCGACCCTCCACCAGGGCGGTGAACGTGGCGCCGTCGGGCCCGGTGACGACATCGGTGGCCGTGATGTCGGCGTCGCGATGGCGCGACACGGTCAGGACCGACAGGCCAGCCGAACGGGCGCGGTCGGCCATGCGGTCGCCCCACTCGTCGTCCACGGTGATGGCCGCCGCCGGGACGAACGCCGGCGTGAACAGCCGTGCCTTGGCCTCGAAGTACTCGGCCATGTCGTGGTGGAAGTCGAGGTGGTCCTGGCTGAGGTTGGTGAACAGGGCCGCACGCATGCGCACCCCGTTGAGGCGGCCGAGCGCAAGGCCGTGGCTGGACACCTCGATGGAGGCCGCGGTGACGTCGTCGTCGCGCATCCGGGCGAACAGGCGGTGCAGGTCCGTGGCCTCGGGCGTGGTGCGCACGCCCGCGATGACCTCGCTGCCGATCCGGGTCTCCACGGTGCCGACCAGCCCGGTCCGCCGTCCGGCGGTGCGCCAGACGGCGTCCAGCAGGTAGGCGGTGGTGGTCTTGCCGTTGGTGCCGGTCACGCCGAGCACGTCGAGGGCGTCGCTGGGGTTGCCGTGCGCGGCGGCGGCGGCCCACCCCATGGCCTCGGCCACGGACGGGACGACCAGCTGATCGACGGGCAGGTCCGGCAGGTGCCGCTCGACCAGCAGCGCGGGGCTGCCCGCCTCGACGGCGGCAGGCGCGAAGTCGTGTCCGTCGGCCCGTTCGCCGGGCCGGGCGGCGAACAGCACGCCGGGGCCGGCCATGCGGCTGTCGTGGGTGACGTCGGTCACGACGGATCGGCCGACACCGTGCAGGACGGCGTCGGGCAGCAGGTCGGCCAGGTCGGTCAGGGACGGGCCGGGAAGATCGGGTGGGGGCACGAGGGAGGGTCGCCGTGGTCGTCGCGCCGGCCCCGTCGGCCGGCGTCTGGGCCGGCCCGAGGATACGACCGGGGCCCTCGAGAACCCGGGAGGGGTCGTGGTCGACCGGACACGCGAACCCAGGTACGCCCCGCGATCATCCCTCTGCACCGTCGTCACCGCCCGAGGATTCGGCCTCGGGGGACTCCTCGTTGATCTCGCGGTCACTGGCCGTGTCGCTGGCGGTCTCCGTGGGGGTCGGCGCCGTCGCGAAGGTGTTGCCGAGGCGCTGCCCGACCGGCAGGGGGATCTGCGGCGTGTGGGGCGGGATGCGCTGGTCGCGGAGGGCGAACTCCATGATGCGGCTGAACGTCGGGGCGGCGGACAGCCCGCCGTAGTGCGGGGTGGGCTCGTCGAGCATGACGGCGACGACCACCTGCGGGTCCTCCACCGGGGCGAAGCCGGCGAAGGTCGCGATCCAGGCGTCCTCCCGGTACCCACGGGCGCCCTCGAGGGGCTTCTGTGCGGTACCGGTCTTGCCACCGACGCTGTAGCCGCGGACCGCGGCCCGGCTGCCGGTGCCGACGTCGGACTCGACGACGTCGACGAGCATCTGGGCGACCGTCTCGGCCGTCTCGGCCGACACGACCTGCCGTGGTTCGGCGGTCGCGGCAGGGGTGAAGGCCCCGTCGGGGCCCACGGTGCCCTGCACCAGGCTGGGCGGGACGTAGGTGCCGTCGTTGGCGATGACGCCGAACGCCTGGGCGACCTGCACGAGCGTCGCCGAGACACCCTGCCCGATCGCGATGGTCGGCAGGCTGGAGATCGACCAGTCGTCGACCTCGGCGAGCAGGCCGTTGGACTCACCGGGGAAGTCGAGGCCGGTGGGGCGACCCAGGCCGAACTCGGTGACGTAGTGGTACAGCCGCTCCTCCCCCAGCGCCTGGGCGATCTTGATCGTCCCGACGTTGGAGGACCGGGCGATGATGTCGTTGACCGACCACCAGCTGGTCGCGTGGCCGCTGGAGTCGTTGAAGACCTCCGGGCCGATGGCGATCCGATCCGCGACCTCGAAGCTCTGGTCGGCACCGATGACGCCGTCCTCGATGGCACCGGCGATGGTGATGACCTTGTTGACCGAGCCGGGCTCGAACACGTCGGTCACGGCGCGGTTGCGGCGTGC
The nucleotide sequence above comes from Euzebya pacifica. Encoded proteins:
- the ftsW gene encoding putative lipid II flippase FtsW, encoding MTTVGSDPEVTAAGSSATVEADGRTGLLGRIVSGRATPDSVWLLLLASGLLLLGLVMTFSASFVQSTADTGDAFDVFGRQAFWAFLGLPVAFVATVVDYRRWRMFALPALVLTLLAMALVLVVGEEVNGAKRWFALGPVSIQPAEIVKLTLPLWTAHVLASKWRSIDRGGVIDLLLPAAPVIVVAGVLVAMGPDLESAVLVMAIGSTALFVAGLPLRIVGVMGILAGLFAWYEVASKPYRLGRLAAWLDPTAYADTYGYQTTQGFIALGSGGFFGVGLGQGRGKWLYVPNAHTDFIYAIIGEELGLLGALLVLIAFAGFAWLGIRIASRSTDVFGRLLAASVTAWLILQASINMSSVVGLLPVTGVTLPLVSFGGSSLVITMAGVGLLASVARHGRDVEARHGRVPAPSARPAGDGASLDG
- the murD gene encoding UDP-N-acetylmuramoyl-L-alanine--D-glutamate ligase, with protein sequence MTATDPRRVLVFGVGASGVAVAAAALSRGWQVLAVDERAEADTSAMPDGVEVRLGAVDASALADVDVVVTSPGVPPTQPLLATAVDRGVPVWSEPELAWQLNEGRSRLVAVSGTNGKTTTTEMIAACLHAPAAGNIGVPLVQVLAADTPPPVVVAELSSFQLHFCHELRPDVAALLNVADDHLDWHGGLDGYRADKARMWQAQRPEDVTVAFTADAGTVATLEAYPPPGQLVRVDDIGNDEVLQGLDLRAGGPHNLANATVAARAALAAGASVEDVRDALQAFEPGPHRLELVADRDGVRWINDSKATNPHAALAALRSFEDIVWIAGGLNKGLDFATLADDLPGRVRTVLTIGACGPELAAVARTVGVAVEEVGQLDAAVRRAAEIAVPGSTVLLAPAAASMDQFRNYAERGDVFRREVEALR
- the mraY gene encoding phospho-N-acetylmuramoyl-pentapeptide-transferase; the encoded protein is MRFILISASLSLVLSLIGTPAVIRFFRARELGQLIRDDGPQSHHTKRGTPTMGGTAIIIAALIAYAISAALAGRLDSAGGALAMATFAGMGAVGFLDDLIKLKQQRNLGLNKTAKFGGQALVAIVFAFGAQYVAETSTRLSFIGPLSLDFGPVLFPIFCFVILSATSNAVNLTDGLDGLASGVSAMVFGAYTIIAFWIFRHQLDYTNEAWIHADTLAIGAAAVMGATLGFLWWNAHPAKIFMGDTGSLALGGMLAALGVLTETELLLIILGGLFVAETVSVILQIAVFRLMGGRRLFRMAPFHHHFEQLGWHENQVIVRFWIIGGLCTAFGIGLFYAEYLSRAGSG
- a CDS encoding UDP-N-acetylmuramoyl-tripeptide--D-alanyl-D-alanine ligase, coding for MIPLAVAAVADIVGGDLVSDSDTRITGVSIDSRRVMAGDLFVPLVGEHSDGHDWVEAAVAAGATGFLCDEAHADLAARLPGGIVVDDPLDALTGLAAWVRDEVDPIVVAVTGSNGKTTTKDLTAAAIGAARVTVANPGSFNNEIGLPLTLCLLTAETEVLVCEIGARGIGHIAEVMPMLRPDIAIVTTIAGAHIGEFGSLEAIVRAKGELVEGLSEEGVAVLNADVPEVAGLTERSPGRVVTFGRAETADLHPDEVTVDEAGHAVLTIGEVTVRLPRPGLHNVGNALAALAAAEIVGVPRDVAAGGLADAGVSRWRMEVTTSADGVVVVNDAYNANPQSTVAAIDTLASIRTDGARWAVLGFMAELGDQTGPGHRTVGAHLAEAGIDGVVVVEARAGAIADGAREAGFAGRILEAADVGEATDTIAGLVAAGDVVLVKGSRSVGLEVLAAALLEDGGHQ
- a CDS encoding UDP-N-acetylmuramoyl-L-alanyl-D-glutamate--2,6-diaminopimelate ligase, giving the protein MPPPDLPGPSLTDLADLLPDAVLHGVGRSVVTDVTHDSRMAGPGVLFAARPGERADGHDFAPAAVEAGSPALLVERHLPDLPVDQLVVPSVAEAMGWAAAAAHGNPSDALDVLGVTGTNGKTTTAYLLDAVWRTAGRRTGLVGTVETRIGSEVIAGVRTTPEATDLHRLFARMRDDDVTAASIEVSSHGLALGRLNGVRMRAALFTNLSQDHLDFHHDMAEYFEAKARLFTPAFVPAAAITVDDEWGDRMADRARSAGLSVLTVSRHRDADITATDVVTGPDGATFTALVEGRRHAVRIAIPGDYNVTNALGAIATAHLAGVDIEVAVAGVGAIAGVPGRMERVDAGQPFAVLVDYAHTPDSVTNVLSSARRLTDGRVLVVLGCGGDRDAGKRPLMARAAVAGADVAVLTSDNPRSEDPEAILDDMVEGLADPAAAIRITDRAAAITEALRQARAGDVVVIAGKGHEPYQELADGRIHFDDREVARNVLNEVL